One Setaria viridis chromosome 7, Setaria_viridis_v4.0, whole genome shotgun sequence genomic region harbors:
- the LOC117862377 gene encoding expansin-B17, with amino-acid sequence MAPSRSLALFLLCILALAPPVSAALLFGGGKSSAAAGKAADLDMEWRPATATWYGDAEGDGSDGGACGYGTLVDVVPMKARVGSVSPVLFKDGEGCGACYKVKCLDRGICSRRAVTVIVTDECPGGLCAFGHTHFDLSGAAFSRMAVAGAGGRLRDRGQLNVVYRRTACKYGGKNIAFRVNEGSTNFWLSLLVEFEDGEGDIGSMQIKQANSVEWLDMKHVWGATWCLVRGPLVGPFSVRLATLSAKKTLTARDVIPRNWTPKATYTSRLNFEPSL; translated from the exons ATGGCTCCCTCGCGCTCCCTCGCCCTCTTCCTGCTCTGCATTCTGGCGCTGGCGCCTCCCGTCTCCGCCGCATTGCTGTTCGGCGGCGGGAagtcgtcggccgcggcggggaaGGCGGCGGACCTGGACATGGAgtggcggccggccaccgcGACGTGGTACGGCGACGCCGAGGGCGACGGCAGCGACG GCGGCGCGTGCGGGTACGGGACGCTGGTGGACGTGGTGCCGATGAAGGCGCGGGTGGGGTCGGTGAGCCCCGTGCTGTTCAAGGACGGCGAGGGCTGCGGCGCCTGCTACAAGGTCAAGTGCCTGGACCGGGGCATCTGCTCGCGCCGGGCGGTGACGGTGATCGTCACCGACGAGTGCCCCGGCGGGCTCTGCGCCTTCGGCCACACGCACTTCGACCTCAGCGGCGCCGCCTTCAGCAGGatggccgtcgccggcgccggcggccgcctgcGCGACCGGGGCCAGCTGAACGTCGTCTACAGGAG GACGGCCTGCAAGTACGGCGGGAAGAACATAGCATTCCGTGTGAACGAGGGCTCGACCAACTTCTGGCTCTCGCTGCTCGTCGAGTTCGAGGACGGCGAAGGCGACATTGGATCCATGCAGATAAAGCAG GCCAACTCGGTGGAGTGGCTGGACATGAAGCACGTGTGGGGGGCCACGTGGTGCCTGGTGCGGGGCCCGCTCGTGGGGCCCTTCTCCGTGAGGCTGGCCACGCTGTCCGCCAAGAAGACGCTCACGGCCCGGGACGTCATCCCCAGGAACTGGACGCCCAAGGCCACCTACACCTCGCGCCTCAACTTCGAGCCGTCCCTCTAG
- the LOC117862492 gene encoding sphingolipid delta(4)-desaturase DES1-like translates to MGAGMEADEGVMATDFFWSYTDEPHASRRREILAKYPQIKELFGPDPWAFLKIAVVVSLQLWTATFLRDASWLKLLTVAYFFGSFLNHNLFLAIHELSHNLAFTTPSLNRWLGIFANLPIGVPMSITFQKYHLEHHRFQGVDGIDMDVPSQAEAHAVRNAVSKSVWVVLQLFFYALRPLFLKPKPPGLWEFTNLAIQVALDAGLVYLYGWKSLAYLILSTFVGGGMHPMAGHFISEHYVFSPDQETYSYYGPLNLMTWHVGYHNEHHDFPRIPGTRLHKVKEIAPEYYDSLRSYRSWSQVIYMYIMDQTVGPFSRMKRKAPKKDS, encoded by the exons aTGGGCGCGGGGATGGAGGCGGACGAAGGGGTGATGGCAACGGACTTCTTCTGGTCGTACACGGACGAGCCGCACGCGTCGCGCCGCCGGGAGATCCTGGCCAAGTACCCGCAGATCAAGGAGCTCTTCGGCCCGGATCCGTGGGCCTTCCTCAAG ATTGCTGTGGTCGTTTCACTTCAGCTGTGGACTGCCACATTCCTCCGAGATGCCAGCTGGTTGAAGCTTCTGACAGTCGCCTACTTCTTCGGCTCCTTTCTAAACCACAACCTGTTCCTTGCAATCCATGAACTGAGCCACAACCTCGCCTTCACAACCCCATCCCTAAATCGCTGGCTAGGCATCTTTGCAAACCTCCCCATCGGAGTCCCCATGTCCATAACATTCCAAAAGTACCACCTGGAGCACCACCGGTTCCAAGGCGTGGATGGCATCGACATGGACGTCCCCAGCCAAGCCGAGGCGCACGCCGTGAGGAACGCCGTCAGCAAATCCGTGTGGGTGGTGCTCCAGCTTTTCTTCTACGCGCTGAGGCCGCTCTTCCTGAAGCCGAAGCCCCCAGGGCTGTGGGAGTTCACCAACCTCGCCATCCAGGTCGCGCTCGACGCCGGCCTGGTCTACCTCTACGGCTGGAAGTCGCTGGCGTACCTGATCCTCTCGACgttcgtcggcggcggcatgcaCCCCATGGCGGGCCACTTCATCTCGGAGCACTACGTCTTCAGCCCCGACCAGGAGACCTACTCGTACTACGGGCCCCTGAACCTGATGACATGGCACGTGGGGTACCACAACGAGCACCACGACTTCCCGAGGATCCCCGGCACCAGGCTGCACAAGGTGAAGGAGATCGCGCCCGAGTACTACGACAGCCTCAGGTCGTACAGGTCGTGGAGCCAGGTGATCTACATGTACATCATGGACCAGACGGTGGGGCCGTTCAGCCggatgaagaggaaggcgcCCAAGAAAGACTCGTAG
- the LOC117862403 gene encoding uncharacterized protein, producing the protein MAKDQNGSPRDGRGEEEEEARSGSKSVEADRDERSKGSRDRGHRGKSKRREEEEEEGSESSGEDSGERRRKEKERRRRRRSRSRSESSGSSSESESESSYSRSSAESESESDLDSEEERRRQRRKRRKEREEEERRRRRKEKERRKRKEKEKERERRRKEKKKKRKEEKKDLGKKGAVTNSWGKYGIIREVDMWSKRPEFTAWLSEVKQVNLEALSNWEEKQMFKAFMEDHNTATFPSKKYYNLDAYHRKAMEKETKKGLKTSVTERTIFNDEEQRRLELLKERERRKEEEVEALKRSMQAGLAQDMKEQARLREEMNYQYRLGNFQAAAAIQKRLDPDAPLQ; encoded by the exons ATGGCGAAGGACCAGAACGGCTCGCCCCGTGATGgtcgaggcgaggaggaggaggaggcccgcAGCGGCAGCAAGTCGGTAGAAGCCGACAGGGACGAGCGCTCGAAGGGGAGTCGGGACCGGGGCCACCGCGGCAAGTCGAAGcgtcgggaggaggaggaggaggaggggagtgAGAGCTCCGGTGAGGACTCAGGCGAGCGGcgaaggaaggagaaggagaggcggcgccggcgtcggagccggagccgcagcGAGAGCTCCGGCTCGTCTTCGGAGTCGGAGTCCGAGTCATCGTACTCGAGGTCCAGCGCGGAGTCAGAGAGCGAGTCGGACTTGGAttcggaggaggagaggcggaggcagcggcggaagaggaggaaggagagggaggaggaggagaggaggcggaggaggaaggagaaggagaggcggaagaggaaggagaaggaaaaggagagggagaggaggaggaaggagaagaagaagaagaggaaggaggagaagaaggatttGGGGAAGAAGGGCGCCGTGACCAACTCGTGGGGGAAGTATGGTATCATCCGTGAGGTCGACATGTG GAGCAAGCGACCAGAGTTCACTGCATGGTTATCAGAAGTCAAGCAG GTTAATTTGGAAGCATTGTCAAACTGGGAAGAGAAGCAAATGTTCAAGGC GTTCATGGAGGATCACAACACAGCCACTTTCCCATCGAAAAA ATATTATAATTTAGATGCTTATCATCGCAAAGCAATGGAGAAAGAGACAAAGAAGGGTTTAAAGACCTCAGTGACAGAACGTACAATATTTAATGATGAGGAACAGCGAAG GTTAGAATTGTTGAAGGAACGTGAACGAcgaaaggaggaagaagtggAAGCTTTAAAACGCTCTATGCAAGCTGGACTG GCTCAAGACATGAAGGAGCAGGCCCGTCTACGCGAGGAAATGAACTATCAGTACAGGCTGGGCAATTTTCAG GCTGCAGCTGCAATCCAAAAAAGATTGGATCCTGATGCTCCTTTGCAGTAG
- the LOC117862404 gene encoding syntaxin-81 encodes MSRVRDRTEDFKEAVRVAALSHGYTEAQLAALTSSFIIRKPSPKSPFTNAAIKTLESIRELERFIVKHRRDYVDLHRTTEQERDNIEHEVGVFVKACKEQIDILKNRIHEEEKNGGAKTWLGTRDASSRLDLIAHQHGVVLILSERLHSVTAQFDRLRSMRFQDAINRAMPRKKIQKKPEIKPAEPSKSNLVLKSDVSKIGDQEVSTAPMRVQEQLLDDETRALQVELTSLLDAVQETETKMMEMSALNHLMSTHVLQQAQQIQYLYDQAVEATNNVERGNKELSQAIQRNSSSRTFLLLFFFVLTFSVLFLDWYNN; translated from the exons ATGTCGAGGGTTCGGGACAGAACGGAGGATTTCAAAGAGGCCGTCCGCGTCGCCGCGCTCTCCCATGGCTACACGGAG GCCCAGCTGGCCGCGCTCACGTCGTCTTTCATCATCCGGAAGCCGTCCCCCAAGTCGCCATTCACTAATGCCGCGATCAAGACG CTTGAGAGTATCAGGGAACTGGAGAGGTTCATAGTGAAGCACAGAAGAGACTATGTGGACCTGCATCGCACCACGGAGCAAGAGAGGGACAACATCGAACATGAA GTTGGTGTTTTTGTAAAAGCATGCAAGGAACAGATTGATATCCTAAAGAACAGGATCcatgaagaagagaaaaatgGAGGTGCAAAGACATGGCTTGGCACTAGGGATGCGAGTTCCCGTTTGGACTTGATAGCTCATCAGCATGGTGTG GTTCTAATTTTGAGTGAGCGTCTCCACTCGGTAACTGCACAGTTTGATCGTCTTCGTTCCATGCGTTTTCAAGACGCTATTAATAGAGCAATGCCTAGGAAGAAAATTCAGAAGAAACCAGAAATCAAACCTGCTGAACCATCCAAGTCTAATCTTGTTCTAAAATCTGATGTATCAAAGATTGGGGATCAGGAAGTATCTACTGCACCCATGAGGGTTCAAGAACAACTATTGGATGATGAAACAAGAGCTCTCCAG GTGGAGTTGACAAGCCTTCTTGATGCTGTCCAAGAAACTGAGACAAAGATGATGGAAATGTCAGCACTTAATCATCTTATGTCAACGCATGTTCTACAACAAGCTCAACAAATTCAGTATTTATATGACCAG GCTGTTGAAGCTACGAATAATGTGGAGCGCGGGAACAAGGAGCTATCCCAGGCAATCCAGCGCAACAGCAGCAGTAGAacctttctcctcctcttcttctttgttcTCACTTTCTCTGTTCTTTTTCTTGACTGGTACAACAACTGA